The DNA region TGCGACCCGGTCGGCCAGCGGGCCCAGCCTGCGCTCACTGCCGCAGTCGAGCACGACCAGCGTCGCGGGCGCGGCGGGCACCTCGTCGGCCGGGATGAGCAGACCCGCCGGGTCGAGCGCGCGCAAGGCGGCCGAGATGTCCGCGGGAGCGCCGAACGCCACCCGGACCCGCGCACCCCGGGTCCGCAGACCCAAGGCCAGCGCCAGCGCGCTGCCGAGCGCGTCAGCGTCCGGACTCACGTGGGCGAGCAGAGTGACATCGGTGGCCGAGCGAAGCAGGTCGGCGGCGTTGGCGAGATCGGAACCCATGCCTTTCACATTCCCGCACGGCCGATGCGTCGTCCACTCCGACCCCGATCAGAGGTGCGACCCGACGAATCCCAGCACGTCCGGAAGCACCTTCTGCCAGTACGCCGCGTCGTGCGCGCCAGGCCCGACGACCGCGCTCGCGGGTTTGACCTTCGCGATCAGCTGCCGCGCCACCGGGGCGAACGGGTCCGACGCGCCGCACCACACCGCGAGGGTGTCCTTCTTGAGCTTCTCGGTGTGCCGCAACGGTTCCGTGGCCTCCCACTGCGGCCGGCCGGAGAACACCGCCCGCGACCGCGCGTCGTTCCAGGTCGCGAACAACGCCGGGCTGATCGCCACGACAGCGCCGAGTCCGGGGTTGCTCCTGGCGTAGTTCAGCGCGCCGTAGGCACCCATCGAGATGCCCATGACCGCGGCCGGGGTCGGCCGCAGCCCGGCGGCGGTGAGCCAACCGGGAACTTCCTCGACCAGCATCCGCTGCGGATCATCGGCCGGGTCGGCGGCGACCCAGTAGGAGTCACCGCCATCGAGTGCCGCGACCGCGAACGGCGGCACCCCGGCGGCGACCGCGGCGGTGAGCATCGCGGGCACGCCGAGCTCGACGAACATCTGCGCCGAGTTGCCGCGGCCGTGCAGAGCCAGGCAGACCGGCAGATCGAGCTGGTCGACGCCTTCCGGGCGCATGATCACCAATTCGACCGCGCGGCCCCGCGCGGCCGACTGGACCTGCTGGGCCACGACCGGCTTCGGGGGTTTCGGCTTTGTCGTCGTGCCCGGCGTGGGGGTGACCGAGTCAGCGGGCGGCGCGGGCGGCAGCTCCTTGCGGAGCAGCCAGTACCCGAAGACCCCGAGACCGGCCACGGAGCACAGACCAGCGGCCGCGGCGGTCAGAACCGCACGGCGGGTGGGTGACGACTCACTCGGCATCTCCACACCCTGTCCGCCCGCCACCGAAGGCAGGCTCACCTGCAACGTCGCCGCGTCCCGGCCCTTCGCTACGGCATAGGACGCAGGTCACTGCCCGTGTCGGTGCGGGCGGCGTGCGTCATTCTTCCTCGTCGTCCTCGCGGGGCTGGCGGTACGGGTCGGGCTCACCGGCGTGGGCCGCGCCCGAGGCCAAGGCGGCCACCTCGGCGTCCGCCGCCCGCGCGCGGGCGAGCAGGTCATCGATGTGGCGGGCGTCGTCGGGAACCGTGTCGGCCACGAACGTCAGCGTCGGGGTGAACCGGACACCGGTGCCCTGACCGACCATGGTGCGCAGGACGCCCTTCACGCTCTCCAGCGCGGCGGCGACCGCCTGCATGTCCGGCGAGGTGTCGAGCTTGTCGCCGAGCACGGTGTAGTAGACCGTCGCGTCGTGCAGGTCGCCGGTCATCTTGGTGTCGGTGATCGTGACCCTGGTCAGGCGCGGGTCCTTGACCTGGTGCTCCAGCGCGGAAGCCACGATCTGGGAGATGCGCTTCGCGAGCTTGCGAGCGCGGGGTGCGTCGGCCACGACGCTCCTCTTTTCTACTTAATCATCGTCGGGCCCAAGCAAACGGCGCCGAGCCGACAACAGTTCCAACTCAGGACGTCCGGCGACCAAACGCTCACAGGCGTCGAGAAGATCGCGGACATGGGACGCGTCGGCGGCCACCACGGCCACGCCGATCAAGGCCCTGCGGTGCAGGTCCTGGTGCCCGGCCTCAGCGACGGACACCTCGAACCGGCGACGCAGCTCCGCCACTACGGGCTTGACCACCGAACGCTTCTGCTTCAAGGAATGGACGTCCCCAAGGAGGACGTCCAGTTCCAAGGCACCTACATACAACGCATCACCAATGGAGTCAGGCCGGGGTGCCCGCGGACGGGCACCCCGGCGTCGTGACATCAGCCGCGCGGCTTCTCGCGCATCTCGAAGGTCTCGATGATGTCGCCGACCTGCAGGTCACCGTAGGAGCCCAAGGTCAGACCACACTCGAAGCCCTCGCGGACCTCGGTGACGTCGTCCTTGAACCGGCGCAGCGTCGAGACGGGAAGGCTGTCGTGAATGATCTTGCCGTCCCGCATGAGCCGTGCCTTCGAGTTCCGCTTGACCTCGCCGGAGAGCACCATGCAACCCGCGATGGTGCCGACCTTCGACGACTTGAAGACGTCGCGGATCTCGGCCCGACCAGTGTCGACCGACTCGTAGACCGGCTTGAGCATGCCCTTGAGCGCGGCCTCGATCTCGTCGATCGCCTGGTAGATGACCGTGTAGTAGCGCAGGTCGATGCCCTCGCGGTTGGCCAGCTCGGTGGCCTTGCCCTCCGCTCGGACGTTGAACCCGATGATCACCGCGTCGGACGCGGTCGCCAGGTTGACATCGCTCTCGGTGACGCTGCCGACACCGCGGTGGATGACCTGGAGCAGGACCTCGTCCTCGGTCACGATCTTCGTGAGCGCGTCCTCGAGTGCCTCGACGGTACCCGAGTTGTCACCCTTGATGATCAGGTTGAGGTTGCTCGTCTCCTTGATCATCGCACCGATCTCGGTGATGTCGGTGAGCATCGGACGACGACGCTTCGCGTTGAGCGCGGCCCGGCTGCGGGCCTGCCTGCGCTCGGCGATCTGCCGTGCCGTGCGGTCCTCATCGACCACGAGGAAGGTGTCGCCCGCGCCGGGAACCGACGTCAGACCGATCACCTGGACCGGCCGCGACGGCAGGGCCTCGATGACGTCCTCGTTGAACTCGTCGACCATCCGGCGCACGCGGCCGTACGCGTCACCGGCGACGATCGAGTCGCCGACACGCAGCGTGCCGCGCTGGACCAGAACCGTGGCAACGGGGCCGCGGCCGCGGTCGAGGTGCGCCTCGATCGCGACACCCTGGGCCTCCATGTCCGGGTTGGCCCGCAGGTCCAGTGCCGCGTCCGCGGTCAGCAGGATCGCCTCGAGCAGCCCGTCGATGTTGATCCCCTGCTTCGCCGAGATGTCGACGAACATGGTGTCGCCGCCGTACTCCTCGGCGACCAGCCCGTATTCGGTGAGCTGCTGGCGGATCTTGGCCGGGTTGGCGCCTTCCTTGTCGATCTTGTTGACCGCCACCACGACCGGGACCTGAGCGGCCTGGGCGTGGTTGATGGCCTCCACCGTCTGCGGCATGACACCGTCGTCGGCGGCGACCACGATCACCGCGATGTCGGTGGCCTGCGCACCACGGGCACGCATGGCGGTGAACGCCTCGTGGCCCGGGGTGTCGATGAAGGTGATGAGGCGCTCGTTGCCCTCCAGCGACGTGGCCACCTGGTAGGCGCCGATGTGCTGGGTGATGCCACCGGCTTCACCCTCGTGCACCGTCGTCTTGCGGATGGTGTCGAGGAGTCGGGTCTTACCGTGGTCGACGTGACCCATGACGGTCACGACCGGCGGACGCGACTGCAGGTCGTCCTCGTCACCGGCGTCCTCGCCGTAGGTGACGTCGAACGAGTCGAGCAGCTCGCGGTCCTCCTCCTCGGGGGACACGACCTGCACGGTGTAGTTCATCTCTTCGCCGAGCATCTGGAGGATGTCGTCGGAGACGGACTGGGTGGCCGTCACCATCTCGCCGAGGTGGAACAGCACCTGCACCAGCGACGCCGGGTTGGCGTTGATCTTGTCGGCGAAGTCGGACAGCGAGGCACCGCGGGCCAGCCGGATCGTCTCGCCGTTGCCCTTGGGCAGGCGGACGCCGCCGACGCTGGGCGCCTGCATGTTGTCCATGTACTCCTGGCGCTTCTGCCGCTTCGACTTGCGACCACGCCGCGACGGACCGCCGGGACGACCGAAGGCACCCGCGGCACCGCCGCGACCGCCGCCGCCACCGGGACGGCCACCGCCGCCACCGCCGCCGCCGCGGAAGCCACCGCCGCCTGCTGCCGGTGCGCCCGCACCGGGACCGCCACCGCCGCCGGGGCGGAAGCCACCGCCACCGCCGCCGCCACCGGGACCGCCGCGGAAGCCACCGCCACCGCCGCCGCCACCAGGGCCGCCGCGGAAGCCGCCGCCGCCACCACCGGGACCACCGGCGGGACCACCGCGCGGCGCGCCACCGGGGCCGCCACGGGGACCGCCGGGGCCGCCACCGGGACCACCACGGCCGCCACCGGCGGGCCGAGCGGGCCGCGGCGGCATCATGCCGGGGTTGGGCCGAGGCGGCATGTTGCCCGGCGTCGGACCGCCGGACGGGCGCGGGGACGGAGCACGGTCGCCGCGGGGAGCACCCGAGGGACGGCTGTCACCCGGACGCGCCGGGCCACGCTCGCCGCCGCCGCCGGGGGCGCCGCCACCCGCCGGACCGGCGGGGCCGGGCCGAGGGCCGGACGGACGCGGAGCCGGAGCGCCGCCGCCAACGCCAAACGGGTTGTTGCCGGGCCGCGGCGCGCGCGGACCAGGCTTGGGGGACTGCGTCTTGGGCGGAACCACCGCGCCGGGCTGCTGCTGGGCGGCAGCGGGTCGCTGCTGCTCAGCGGGCTTCTGCGCGGGCTTGGGCGCCGCGGCCGGAGCCGGAGTCGGGGCGGGAGCCGGGGTCGGCGCCACGGCAGCGGCCGGTGCCTGCTCGCGCACCGGCTCGGGGCGCGGGGCGGGCTTGGGCGCGGGCTTCGGGCCGGGGACGGCCGGCTTGGGACCACTGGGGGCGCTCAGCGCCGGGGCCGCCGCGGGGGCGCTCGCGACCGGAGCCGGAGCGGACTGCTCAGGCTTGGGCGCGGGCGGGCGCGGGGCGGGCTTGGGGCCGGGCTTCGGGGTGGGCTTGGCGTCGCCGCCACCCTTGCCCGGGTACGCATCCCGCAACCTGCGGGCTACCGGCGCCTCCACGGTGGAGGACGCTGACTTCACGAACTCGCCCAGATCCTTCAACTTGGCGAGTACATCCTTGCTGGTGACTCCGAGCTCCTTTGCCAGCTCGTGCACGCGGGCCTTGCCTGCCACTGCTCTCCTCGTCCGATGAGGTCGGCGGCAGTCCCGTCGACCTCGTCCTATCGTCGCGCGTTCATGTCTTCAGCTTCACGGCTGACTCATGACGGGTCGACCTGCTTCCTGGTTTCTTCCTCGGCGTGGGGTCGTCCCACACCAACACTGTCTGCGTGTCGCTCTATCTCCGACCGCACAACCTCAACACCGACCGCTTCCCGGACCTTGAAGGCCCTGGAGAACGCCCGCCGCTTCTCGGCCATGGCCAGACAGCTCGGGTCGGGGTGAATCCACGCGCCCCGACCGGGCATCCGGCGCCGCGGATCGGGGACTGCGTCCCCGGCCACGAGCACGACCCTCAGCAATTGCTTGTCCGACGCCCGGACACGGCAACCGACACAGGTCCGTATCGGGCTTGCGCCATCGGGACGTGCGGAGACCGGTTCCTGACGATGAACCACGGAAAGTCTATCTCGTCTGGCTCAGTCGGCCGAACCGGATACCGGTGACGGCGCCGCGGCGTCGCTGCGGATGTCGATCCGCCACCCGGTGAGCCGCGCGGCGAGCCGGGCATTCTGCCCTTCTTTGCCGATGGCCAACGAGAGCTGGAAGTCCGGCACGATGACCCTGGCCGTCTTCGCCCGCTCGTCGACCACCGTCACGCTCACGACCTTCGCGGGCGAGAGCGCGTTGCCGACGAATGTCGCCGGGTCGTCCGACCAGTCGATGATGTCGATCTTCTCGCCCGCCAGCTCGCTCATCACGTTGCGCACCCGCGCGCCCATCGGGCCGATGCACGCGCCCTTGGCGTTGACACCCGCCACCGTCGAGCGGACCGCGATCTTGGACCGGTGGCCCGCCTCGCGCGCCACCGCCGGGATCTCGACGGTGCCGTCGGCGATCTCGGGCACCTCCAGCGCGAACAGCCTGCGCACCAGGTTCGGGTGGGTGCGGGAGAGGGTGATCTGCGGGCCGCGGTTGCCCCGGGCGACCCCGACGACGTAGCACTTGATCCGGGTGCCGTGCTCGTAATTCTCCCCCGGCACCTGCTCGACCGCGGGCAGCACGCCCTCGGTGTCGCCGACCTGGACCACGACCATGCCGCGCGAGTTGGCCCGGGTGTCGCGCTGGACGACCCCGCCGATGATCTCGCCCTCCTTGGCCGCGAACTCGCCGAAGGTGCGCTCGTGCTCGGCGTCGCGCAGGCGCTGCAGGATGACCTGGCGGGCGGTGGTCGCGGCGATGCGGCCGAAGCCCTCCGGGGTGTCGTCCCACTCCTCGTCGACCTGGCCGTCGGGCCCGGTGGTGTAGGCAAGGACGCGGACCAGGCCGGAGCGCTTGTCGATGTCGATGCGCGCGTGCGACTGGTGGCCCTCGGTGTGCTTGTAGGCGGTGAGCAGCGCGGTCTCGATGGCCTCGATGACCGTCTCGAACGGGATGTCCTTGTCGCGCTCGATGGCCCGCAGCGCGGCGATGTCGACGTTCATCGCGCGTCCTCCTCACTATCGGACGCTCGACCTTCGAGCATCACCAGTTCCGCCGCAGGCGGTTGCTTGAATTCGATCTCGATCACCGCGGCGGCGATCTCGCTGTAGGCGACGGTCCGCAGAGCGTCGTCGACGAGCAGGGTGACCCCGTCGTCGTCGGACTTGCCGACCCTGGCCACGTATTCCGCGCCCTCGACCGGACGGACCTTGACCAGCCGCAGCCGGGCCCGGCGCCAGTGGCGCGGCCTGGTCAGCGGGCGGTCGAGCCCCGGCGAGGTGACTTCGAGCGTGTAGGGGCCGCCCAGGACGGCGTCGTGCTCGTCGAGCACCGCCGAGACCGCGCGGCTGACCTCGGCGACCTGGTCCAGCTCGACCCCGTCGTCACCGTCGACCACGACCTTCACCATGCGCCTGCGCCCGGCCTGCGCGACGTCGAGCTGTTCGAGCTCGAACCCGGCCGCGGCGACCGCGTCGGCCACGATCGGCGTCAACGCCGCCGTCACCGGGTCGGGCGCGGCGCTGGGTCCGGTGTCGCGTTGTCGCTGATTGGCCACGTCGGTGCCGCTCCCCTGTTCAGGTTGGTGGTGCGATTGTCTGCCGGTCGGCGGTACCGGCGCCGACCGTGGTTACCTAGCGTATCTCGCCCTGCCGCGACGGGCCGCCGCAGGCGATCATCCGGCCACTGGGGTGGGCCTGGCAGGATGACTCGGTGTGAGGGAGACCCGGGTGACCCGCCGCGCGCTGTTCCAGGCCGCCGCCGCGCTGGCCGCGCTGACCGCGTGCACGCCGGACCCTGGGCCGCCGCCCCCACCGGACCCGCTCGTCGAACTGGCCGCCCAGGCCCGCGCCGACGCGGCGTCGGCGCAGGCGATCGCCACCGCCGTGGCGGCTTTGGCCGCGCCTGCCGGTGAGGTCGCCAAGATCCGCGCCGAGCACGCCACGGTGCTGCAGGCCGAGGCCGACCGCGAGCGCCCACCCAAGAGCGGTGCCCCCACGACCGCGCCGCCGTCGACCTCCCCGGCACCCACCCCGGCGGAGCCCGCCGCGGCGAAGACGTTCCTGATCGAGGCGCTCACCGCGGCCGAGCAGAAGGCCGCGGCGGTGATCGCCACCGTGCCGCGCTACCGGGCGGGCATGGTCGGCTCGGTCGTGGCCGCGTGCGCGAGTCTGCGGGAGGTACTGGCATGACCCAGCCGTCACCGGGGCCCAAGCTGCCCCAGGACACCGTCGCCGCCGTGCAGGCCGCGCTCGGCACCGAACACGCGTCGATCTGGGTGTACGGGCTGGTCAGCGCGTTCCTCCCGGCCTCGTTCGACGCCCCGACCACGGCCGCGGCGACCGCGCACCGGGCCCGGCGCGACGCCATCGCCCGGCTGCTCGGCGGGTTCGGGGTCGACCCGGAACCGGCCAAGCCCGCCTACCTGACCCCGCAGCCGGTCACCAACCAGGCCTCCGCGCTGGCGGTCCTGGTGACCGCCGAGCAGGACGCCACGGTGGCCTGGCGCGCGACGCTGGAACGGTGTGACGACGCCGAGGTGCGCAAGATGGCACTGGAAGGCCTGACCGCGGCGGCGGTGCAGGCGGTCAAGTGGCGCAAGCTCGCCGGGATCCTGCCGCTGACACCCGCGCAGCCCGGCCTGGGCTAGGACCCTTCGTCGATCTTCTTGCCGAGGCGTAGCGCGTCGTCGCAGACCTTGTCGAGAACCTTCTTGTCGTCCTTTGTGCCCTTGGGGGTGAAGTCGGCCTCGACGATGGTGACGATCTCGCCCTCTTCCTTGGACGCGTAGCCGTTGCTCAGGTTCGACACGCCGTCGATCTTGACGACCTTCTCGCGAACCAGGTCGTTGACGTTGCCGGTGCCGTTGCTGTCGGTCAGCTTGCGCAGCTCGGCGGCCTTCTCCGCACTGGACAGGTGCACCACCGAGACCGACACCAGCGCGTCGCGATCGCCCACCTTCGCGGTGTAGAGCGCCTGGGTGACCTTCTCGCACACCCCGGGCTGGGCAAGGAACTGCTTGGTGTCGTCATAGGCGTGGCTCGCGCAGTCCGAGTCGACCTTCGGTGTGCGGACCTGCGAGTGCGGCTCGAACTGGTAGACCCCGTCCGGGGTGGGCTTGGCGCTCTCGGTCGAGCCCGCCGCCCCCTGGCCCGCGGGCTTGTCGTTGACGTACCAGTAGACGGCGCCGGACAGGACCGCGACCGCGACCAGCCCGAGGATCCGCATGAACCACGTCATCGCCGGGCTGGTCGGTTCGGCGGGCGGTTCCTCCACGAAGCGGAACGGCTCGTCGAAGCGGGGTCCATCGGTCACTCGGGAGATCCACTCGGTCTCGTCGGGGCGGTACTGCCCGGGCTGCTGTCCGGGACGCTGTGGGGCCGACACGACTGGTCACCGTAAACGGTATTGCCACCCAGCGTTAGGCCGACCGGGCAAATAGGTACAAACAGCCTGCTCACCGCAGTGCCTTGAGGACCCGGTCGACGTCGTCCTCGGTGTTGTAGAGGTGGAACGACAGCCGAGTGCGGCCCGCGCGCAGCGCACCCCGGATCCCGGCGTCGGCCAGGCCATCGGCGTTGTCGAGCGACACGATCGCCGAGTCGCCCGGCGCCTGGTCGAGTCCGGTGAGCAGGCGGTTCGCCAGCCCGACGCAGTGGTCGCGTACGGCTTTGACGTCCAGTTCGGCGAACCAGGTCAGCGCCGCGGCGGCCCCGACCTGGGCGAACCAGACCGGTGACAGGTCGAACGCCCTGGCGTCGCCCGCGAACCGCAGGGGC from Alloactinosynnema sp. L-07 includes:
- the rimP gene encoding ribosome maturation factor RimP, translated to MTAALTPIVADAVAAAGFELEQLDVAQAGRRRMVKVVVDGDDGVELDQVAEVSRAVSAVLDEHDAVLGGPYTLEVTSPGLDRPLTRPRHWRRARLRLVKVRPVEGAEYVARVGKSDDDGVTLLVDDALRTVAYSEIAAAVIEIEFKQPPAAELVMLEGRASDSEEDAR
- a CDS encoding ferritin-like domain-containing protein produces the protein MTQPSPGPKLPQDTVAAVQAALGTEHASIWVYGLVSAFLPASFDAPTTAAATAHRARRDAIARLLGGFGVDPEPAKPAYLTPQPVTNQASALAVLVTAEQDATVAWRATLERCDDAEVRKMALEGLTAAAVQAVKWRKLAGILPLTPAQPGLG
- the rbfA gene encoding 30S ribosome-binding factor RbfA; amino-acid sequence: MADAPRARKLAKRISQIVASALEHQVKDPRLTRVTITDTKMTGDLHDATVYYTVLGDKLDTSPDMQAVAAALESVKGVLRTMVGQGTGVRFTPTLTFVADTVPDDARHIDDLLARARAADAEVAALASGAAHAGEPDPYRQPREDDEEE
- a CDS encoding alpha/beta hydrolase family protein; protein product: MPSESSPTRRAVLTAAAAGLCSVAGLGVFGYWLLRKELPPAPPADSVTPTPGTTTKPKPPKPVVAQQVQSAARGRAVELVIMRPEGVDQLDLPVCLALHGRGNSAQMFVELGVPAMLTAAVAAGVPPFAVAALDGGDSYWVAADPADDPQRMLVEEVPGWLTAAGLRPTPAAVMGISMGAYGALNYARSNPGLGAVVAISPALFATWNDARSRAVFSGRPQWEATEPLRHTEKLKKDTLAVWCGASDPFAPVARQLIAKVKPASAVVGPGAHDAAYWQKVLPDVLGFVGSHL
- the nusA gene encoding transcription termination factor NusA, producing the protein MNVDIAALRAIERDKDIPFETVIEAIETALLTAYKHTEGHQSHARIDIDKRSGLVRVLAYTTGPDGQVDEEWDDTPEGFGRIAATTARQVILQRLRDAEHERTFGEFAAKEGEIIGGVVQRDTRANSRGMVVVQVGDTEGVLPAVEQVPGENYEHGTRIKCYVVGVARGNRGPQITLSRTHPNLVRRLFALEVPEIADGTVEIPAVAREAGHRSKIAVRSTVAGVNAKGACIGPMGARVRNVMSELAGEKIDIIDWSDDPATFVGNALSPAKVVSVTVVDERAKTARVIVPDFQLSLAIGKEGQNARLAARLTGWRIDIRSDAAAPSPVSGSAD
- the infB gene encoding translation initiation factor IF-2, with protein sequence MAGKARVHELAKELGVTSKDVLAKLKDLGEFVKSASSTVEAPVARRLRDAYPGKGGGDAKPTPKPGPKPAPRPPAPKPEQSAPAPVASAPAAAPALSAPSGPKPAVPGPKPAPKPAPRPEPVREQAPAAAVAPTPAPAPTPAPAAAPKPAQKPAEQQRPAAAQQQPGAVVPPKTQSPKPGPRAPRPGNNPFGVGGGAPAPRPSGPRPGPAGPAGGGAPGGGGERGPARPGDSRPSGAPRGDRAPSPRPSGGPTPGNMPPRPNPGMMPPRPARPAGGGRGGPGGGPGGPRGGPGGAPRGGPAGGPGGGGGGFRGGPGGGGGGGGFRGGPGGGGGGGGFRPGGGGGPGAGAPAAGGGGFRGGGGGGGGRPGGGGGRGGAAGAFGRPGGPSRRGRKSKRQKRQEYMDNMQAPSVGGVRLPKGNGETIRLARGASLSDFADKINANPASLVQVLFHLGEMVTATQSVSDDILQMLGEEMNYTVQVVSPEEEDRELLDSFDVTYGEDAGDEDDLQSRPPVVTVMGHVDHGKTRLLDTIRKTTVHEGEAGGITQHIGAYQVATSLEGNERLITFIDTPGHEAFTAMRARGAQATDIAVIVVAADDGVMPQTVEAINHAQAAQVPVVVAVNKIDKEGANPAKIRQQLTEYGLVAEEYGGDTMFVDISAKQGINIDGLLEAILLTADAALDLRANPDMEAQGVAIEAHLDRGRGPVATVLVQRGTLRVGDSIVAGDAYGRVRRMVDEFNEDVIEALPSRPVQVIGLTSVPGAGDTFLVVDEDRTARQIAERRQARSRAALNAKRRRPMLTDITEIGAMIKETSNLNLIIKGDNSGTVEALEDALTKIVTEDEVLLQVIHRGVGSVTESDVNLATASDAVIIGFNVRAEGKATELANREGIDLRYYTVIYQAIDEIEAALKGMLKPVYESVDTGRAEIRDVFKSSKVGTIAGCMVLSGEVKRNSKARLMRDGKIIHDSLPVSTLRRFKDDVTEVREGFECGLTLGSYGDLQVGDIIETFEMREKPRG
- a CDS encoding DUF503 domain-containing protein; protein product: MYVGALELDVLLGDVHSLKQKRSVVKPVVAELRRRFEVSVAEAGHQDLHRRALIGVAVVAADASHVRDLLDACERLVAGRPELELLSARRRLLGPDDD